From Haloglomus litoreum, the proteins below share one genomic window:
- the kynU gene encoding kynureninase, whose protein sequence is MTDTPGEAPDTDADRLTREWAERRDAADWSLADAFDVPGTYMEGNSLGPISDHAEAAVEDLLTEWRELGVEGWSESDWFEWGERLGSRIAPMVGAHEDEVVCANSTTVNLHTLVGTFLREAEGSTVLVNELDFPSDHYAVRAQLRERGLDPDAGLIQVESRDDRTVRAEDVAAALDAHPEVGVVLMPSVLYRSGQLLDIAAITEAAHAHDALVGFDCAHSVGVVPHDFADVGVDFAVWCGYKYLNGGPGAVAGLYVNRRHHGTMPSLAGWWGHEKATQFEMNERFTPAESAGAWQIGTPPLLAMAPLRGVLDLFDERGVTVEALRERSLALTDSLLDLAGERLPECEVATPRAPDERGGHVALEHPEAYRIGEALAARDVVVDVRPPDVVRLCPAPTHVGFADVWDAVDAFRAVLDEAAYENYEPPGGGVT, encoded by the coding sequence ATGACCGACACGCCGGGCGAGGCGCCCGACACGGATGCCGACCGGCTGACACGGGAGTGGGCCGAGCGACGCGACGCAGCGGACTGGTCGCTGGCCGACGCGTTCGACGTGCCGGGGACGTACATGGAGGGGAACTCCCTGGGTCCCATCTCCGACCACGCCGAGGCCGCCGTCGAGGACCTCCTGACGGAGTGGCGCGAGCTGGGCGTCGAGGGGTGGAGCGAGTCGGACTGGTTCGAGTGGGGCGAGCGCCTCGGGAGCCGGATCGCGCCGATGGTCGGCGCCCACGAGGACGAGGTCGTCTGCGCCAACAGCACGACGGTCAACCTCCACACGCTCGTCGGCACCTTCCTCCGCGAAGCCGAGGGCTCGACGGTGCTCGTGAACGAGCTGGACTTCCCGAGCGACCACTACGCCGTCCGGGCCCAGCTCCGCGAGCGTGGGCTCGACCCCGACGCGGGGCTCATCCAGGTCGAGTCGCGCGACGACCGGACGGTCCGGGCCGAGGACGTGGCGGCGGCCCTCGACGCCCACCCCGAGGTCGGCGTCGTGCTGATGCCCTCCGTCCTCTACCGCTCGGGCCAGCTCCTCGACATCGCGGCCATCACCGAGGCCGCCCACGCCCACGACGCGCTCGTGGGCTTCGACTGCGCGCACTCTGTCGGCGTCGTCCCGCACGACTTCGCCGACGTGGGCGTCGACTTCGCGGTCTGGTGTGGCTACAAGTACCTCAACGGTGGTCCTGGCGCCGTTGCGGGGCTGTACGTCAACCGCCGCCACCACGGGACGATGCCGTCGCTGGCGGGCTGGTGGGGCCACGAGAAGGCGACGCAGTTCGAGATGAACGAGCGGTTCACCCCCGCGGAGAGCGCTGGGGCGTGGCAGATCGGGACGCCGCCGCTGCTGGCGATGGCGCCGCTCCGGGGCGTGCTGGACCTGTTCGACGAGCGCGGTGTGACGGTCGAGGCCCTCCGCGAGCGCTCGCTCGCGCTGACGGACTCCCTGCTCGACCTGGCCGGCGAGCGCCTCCCGGAGTGCGAGGTCGCGACGCCGCGGGCGCCCGACGAGCGGGGTGGACACGTCGCGCTCGAACACCCCGAGGCCTACCGTATCGGCGAGGCGCTGGCAGCCCGGGATGTCGTCGTCGACGTCCGGCCGCCGGACGTGGTGCGGCTGTGTCCGGCACCGACCCACGTCGGGTTCGCGGACGTGTGGGACGCGGTCGACGCGTTCCGGGCGGTACTCGACGAGGCGGCGTACGAGAACTACGAGCCCCCCGGCGGCGGCGTCACCTGA
- a CDS encoding sensor domain-containing protein, producing MSDTVARLRSSVPRPSLWSVATAPFRPRTYGNLLYLALAFPLGIAYVVFLGVGLGLSVGLAVLLVGVPLFVGVLLATVALVTVERRLATTLLGVDLDPPDWRFRDREGAVDRATALVVDPAVWLGLLFLATRLAVGIGGFVLLMVLLVPSLVLVATPLYYDTPGVRVGIFLPTDVTRELSLYVPWNELLVGVSFVVRLTSWQVTSLGGALAMSVLGLLALGLSLNVLNGVAWLCGRWARLVLGRSLVDRVG from the coding sequence ATGAGCGACACCGTCGCCCGCCTCCGCTCGTCGGTGCCGCGCCCCTCCCTGTGGTCCGTGGCGACCGCCCCGTTCCGGCCCCGCACCTACGGGAACCTGCTGTACCTCGCACTGGCGTTCCCGCTGGGCATCGCCTACGTCGTCTTCCTCGGCGTGGGGCTGGGACTGAGCGTCGGCCTCGCGGTCCTCCTGGTCGGCGTCCCGCTGTTCGTCGGCGTCCTGCTGGCGACCGTCGCGCTCGTGACCGTCGAGCGCCGGCTCGCGACCACCCTGCTCGGGGTCGACCTCGACCCGCCGGACTGGCGGTTCCGCGACCGCGAGGGCGCCGTCGACCGGGCGACGGCGCTGGTCGTCGACCCCGCCGTCTGGCTGGGCCTGCTGTTCCTCGCCACCAGGCTCGCCGTCGGCATCGGCGGGTTCGTCCTCCTGATGGTGCTGCTGGTCCCCTCGCTGGTCCTCGTCGCGACCCCGCTGTACTACGACACGCCGGGGGTCCGGGTCGGAATCTTCCTGCCGACCGACGTGACCCGCGAGCTATCGCTGTACGTCCCGTGGAACGAGCTGCTCGTCGGCGTCTCGTTCGTCGTCCGGCTCACGTCCTGGCAGGTCACCTCGCTGGGAGGCGCGCTCGCGATGTCCGTCCTGGGGCTCCTGGCGCTGGGCCTCTCGCTCAACGTCCTGAACGGGGTCGCCTGGCTGTGTGGCCGGTGGGCCCGGCTGGTGCTGGGGCGCTCGCTGGTCGACCGCGTCGGCTGA
- a CDS encoding sensor domain-containing protein, whose product MSHSPQRGSAAALRQFLGVPFRAQTYRNLAYLALAFPLGLAYFVGVSVGLSTGLGLAVTLVGLPLLVLTLAAAVGLAGFEAKLASWLVGVDATPPAALRGMDQPLDGVDGLVDATKRLVTTPTTWTGLLLVLLKLAFGVVAFTALVTAGAVAGSLLTAPLFYDAPGVTYTTGAYAVDTLPEALAAAGLGVLVALVSLHLLNGLAKLGAVATALLLGDGVDPATEA is encoded by the coding sequence ATGAGTCACTCACCGCAACGTGGTTCCGCCGCTGCCCTCCGGCAGTTCCTCGGCGTCCCGTTCCGTGCACAGACGTACCGCAACCTGGCATACCTGGCGCTGGCGTTCCCGCTCGGGCTGGCCTACTTCGTCGGCGTCTCGGTCGGCCTCTCGACGGGGCTCGGCCTCGCCGTCACGCTGGTTGGCCTCCCGCTGCTGGTGCTGACGCTGGCCGCGGCAGTCGGCCTCGCGGGCTTCGAGGCGAAGCTCGCGTCCTGGCTCGTCGGCGTGGACGCGACCCCGCCGGCGGCACTGCGCGGCATGGACCAGCCGCTCGACGGCGTCGACGGACTGGTCGACGCGACGAAGCGCCTGGTCACCACGCCGACCACGTGGACGGGCCTCCTGCTCGTCCTGCTGAAGCTCGCGTTCGGCGTCGTGGCGTTCACCGCCCTGGTCACCGCGGGCGCCGTCGCCGGGTCGCTGCTCACGGCCCCGCTGTTCTACGACGCGCCCGGCGTGACCTACACCACCGGCGCGTACGCCGTGGACACGCTGCCCGAGGCGCTCGCCGCCGCGGGCCTCGGCGTGCTGGTGGCGCTGGTCTCGCTGCACCTCCTGAACGGGCTCGCGAAGCTCGGCGCCGTCGCCACGGCCCTCCTGCTGGGCGACGGTGTCGACCCGGCCACCGAGGCCTGA
- a CDS encoding helix-turn-helix domain-containing protein: MDSGERGRDDEEIYALLDDDYARRILVETHEDARSAEALSEACGASESTIYRRVERLRERDLLEGIQRLDPGGHHHEVYAARLERVTIELTDDGFVVEVDRREENAADRFTRLYEELSG, from the coding sequence ATGGACTCGGGGGAGCGGGGCCGCGACGACGAGGAGATCTACGCCCTCCTCGACGACGACTACGCCCGCCGTATCCTCGTGGAGACCCACGAGGACGCCCGGTCGGCGGAGGCGCTGAGCGAGGCCTGCGGCGCCTCCGAATCGACCATCTACCGGCGGGTCGAGCGCCTCCGCGAGCGCGACCTGCTGGAGGGCATCCAGCGGCTCGACCCCGGTGGCCACCACCACGAGGTGTACGCCGCGCGCCTGGAACGGGTCACCATCGAACTCACCGACGACGGCTTCGTCGTCGAGGTGGACCGTCGCGAGGAGAACGCCGCCGACCGCTTCACCAGACTGTACGAGGAGCTCTCGGGATGA
- a CDS encoding SDR family NAD(P)-dependent oxidoreductase: MLEDTVQVVCGAGGGLGEETAVAMAEHGATVVVNDLGVGVDGEGSDAEPAEETVERIEAGGGEAMAHFGDVTDLEYTEQLVADTVEEYGAVHGVSNFAGILRDSMVFNMDEAEFDAVVDVHLKGHFSVVRAVSAHWRERYKAEDGFDRQRSLTCVSSGVAAGNPGQANYSAAKAGVLGLMRTAARELHQYDVRVNALWPTALTRMTEDLPAMAGADEETMGPQLVPAAPVFLASEAAADVNGVTLAIAGGNVAVVSDPERERTLSKTVGEEGAWTAAEIDERWDDLTEGIETMRMSPGY, encoded by the coding sequence ATGCTCGAGGACACGGTGCAGGTCGTCTGCGGCGCGGGCGGTGGACTGGGCGAGGAGACGGCGGTCGCGATGGCCGAGCACGGCGCGACGGTCGTCGTCAACGACCTCGGCGTCGGCGTCGACGGCGAGGGGAGCGACGCCGAACCCGCCGAGGAGACGGTCGAGCGCATCGAGGCCGGCGGCGGCGAGGCGATGGCCCACTTCGGCGACGTGACCGACCTGGAGTACACCGAGCAACTCGTCGCGGACACCGTCGAGGAGTACGGCGCCGTCCACGGCGTCAGCAACTTCGCCGGCATCCTCCGGGACTCGATGGTGTTCAACATGGACGAGGCCGAGTTCGACGCCGTCGTCGACGTCCACCTGAAGGGCCACTTCTCGGTGGTGCGGGCGGTGTCGGCCCACTGGCGCGAGCGCTACAAGGCAGAAGACGGCTTCGACCGCCAGCGCTCGCTCACCTGCGTCTCCAGCGGCGTCGCCGCCGGCAACCCCGGACAGGCGAACTACTCCGCGGCGAAGGCCGGGGTGCTGGGCCTGATGCGCACCGCGGCCCGCGAACTCCACCAGTACGACGTACGCGTGAACGCGCTCTGGCCCACGGCACTGACGCGGATGACCGAGGACCTGCCCGCGATGGCGGGCGCCGACGAGGAGACCATGGGGCCACAGCTGGTGCCCGCGGCGCCGGTGTTCCTCGCCAGCGAGGCCGCCGCCGACGTGAACGGCGTCACGCTCGCCATCGCGGGCGGGAACGTGGCCGTCGTCTCGGACCCCGAGCGCGAGCGGACGCTCTCGAAGACCGTCGGCGAGGAGGGCGCCTGGACCGCCGCCGAGATCGACGAGCGCTGGGACGACCTCACCGAGGGCATCGAGACGATGCGGATGAGTCCCGGGTACTGA
- a CDS encoding DUF7521 family protein, whose protein sequence is MTLETVTVAAGAVTALLGCYVAYLAYRGYRRNDSETMRALAVGVLFVAVVPYAVSVVAAPLLALTDAQALLGVTLSHTLGLVAIYRSFD, encoded by the coding sequence ATGACCCTCGAGACCGTCACCGTGGCGGCGGGCGCGGTCACCGCCCTGCTCGGCTGCTACGTCGCCTACCTCGCGTACCGCGGCTACCGCCGCAACGACAGCGAGACGATGCGGGCGCTCGCGGTCGGGGTGCTGTTCGTCGCGGTCGTGCCGTACGCGGTGAGCGTCGTGGCCGCGCCGCTGCTGGCCCTGACCGACGCCCAGGCCCTGCTGGGGGTGACGCTGTCGCACACGCTCGGCCTGGTCGCCATCTACCGGTCGTTCGACTGA